The genomic window gaatagtactacctccgtccgggtttactAAGTCTCATTGTATTTTGCAGCATATTTTGACCATAACATTCACTAACAAAATATAAATTATATGTAGCAAAAATAATATCATTGCAAACTACATTCAAATAGTAATCAACCAATATAATTTTGGATAACATGTATTACCTTTTTGCTACTCAAATATCGGGTCAaattttgacccaaaatacgacgGTGACTAATAAACCTGAATCCAGGTAGTAGTTGTAGTGCGTACCTCCGCACCAAAGTTTTGGGTTCTGAGCAAAAAAAAATCAGTCGATGGTAACCATAATTCCCAGTACCCCACAAGAAATGTCTTACAGAGCAAAAAATCCCGAAGCTTAGAATTCGAAAGAATTCAGACTGAATTTTAGATGAATTTATTAATCGGATCCAAAATTCATTGAAAAGAAAAATTGTTCGGTATTTTTGGCTACCACGGTAACTAAAATCTCGATGGCACGCAAGACCCTTTTTTTTTGGCATTCGGGACTAAAATCTTGCTCGCACTTTGCCGGCGGACACCAAACTATGCTCGATTCTATGCATGAACAGTACGCATGTATGCCACGTGGGATGCACTCACCGATACGATCTCGCGGAGAACAAAATTAAACAAGGCATGGTATCCTCGGATGAATCAGCATGGAGGATGACTCAGCGAGAATGGCCATGAAGCAAACGCCAAATTAACCCAAGACAAGATGTCGACACCCACCCTTGGTATGTGTGCCACCGGCCGATGACCACATCATGTCCTCATCCGGGCCCTCCACACGCACACGCGGCCGACCGTCCGTTCAGTACCATGTACTAGTAATagaagtactccctcctttccaaattACCCGTCGTAGTTtttaactaaaaccacgacgagtaatttggaacagagaAAATACTACATATGGGGCTGGTCAAACAATTTCTAAACAGACTGATACTGTACTTAATTTTACCCAACTAAAACGTTCAGAGAGCACGATGAGTTCGTTGTCCAACAACGGGCTTCTTACCGTTTCTTTGACTTCACCTACGTATATACCGGGCTTCTCTCTTTTCTTGTATATATAAACTCATTCCCAAAATATTCTATACTAGCATGGCTATACAATGGCGTAGCCAGCTCAACGGATCAGGGTGGTGCAACTATAGAAATATTCACACAAATTTATTTATTAAAAATGTATTTATTTTCAAAGATATATATAGGCTTGCAATACCCCATCCAACCCTTATGCTTAATTTCACCTTAAACATATGAAAGCATTTTACGTTACTCGAGAATTAGTAATAGCTATATGGAAGCGAAAGAATTATTCACCTGCCTATTAAGATCCTCTTTTGATTCACATGATTTGTTAAACAGAATGGCAAGAAAAACTGCAGAACTGTAGTATGACAAATACTCTTTGACGCTAATTTTTGCAGGTTACATAAAAAATATGATCTGCAAGTTACAGGAATTAGTATACGGAGTATTTGACACACCACAAGAAAACAAAGATACTATATTTGGAAAATGTTTTAGTCAATGTAATTTTTCTGAAATAGTGTCAAATAAGTCCTTTGAAAAAATTATAAGCGACTAAAATGACCTACACAGGGAGAATTACTAAGAATTCATATGATCTAAATTCTATAAAAGTCATTTGAATAAGAAAGCCCTAACTTTTTGTCATGCATTGTTACTAAACATGATTGATTGAGAACATCAAGTGTCAAAGACAGTGCAAAGCACATGGGAATGAGCACATCGTGTTATAGTCACCTCGGCAGGTTGGCAACGGTGATAAAAGCTATGCCCCATGTGAGTGACTGACTTTGCCGTCCTCATTAAGAATTTTTAATTAATGTTTTTATAACTTTTTAATTAATTTTGAGGACAAGATGTTAAGAACCTCGGAGGTACtaatgaaattaaaaaaaatgGATTCCTTGATAAAATAGATATAGGATTTTCCCTTTTTGATGCTATATTATATTTAATTCAAAGGACTTTTGTGCGAATTTTGGAGGACTAAAACACTTGGAATTCGATAATTGGGTTGTTTCTTTTGTTGATTATTTATACCTCATACTTTTTTCCattatgatttatttggactacaTTCCACAACAAATGTACCCATTAGTTAAATCTCATGGAGGACATTCCTAACTTTTAATTTCATGTTTTTTCTTACATTTTGCCACTAATTATGTCACACTACTCCATTTTGCCATTAGAAGTTTCTAGTACTCAAAATCATCCTTCCATTAAGCGTGTGCTAGAAAATGCCACTTGGCACAAATACTGTCTTGTCAAAGGCCATAGACCGAGGTTAAATGATGTAATCCGACAAACCCTTATAATTGGGTGCAAATTCTGTCTAGTAAGCTTCTAATGCACATGATATCATATTTTCCGTATTTTTGCATCTTGTGAATTTAGGAAGTCTATGGTTCTTCCTGCCACCATCTTCTGAAAGAAAACATGCATTACAAATCATTCCATTGGAgattattttttttagtttttgttgTGTTACATAAAGTTGAATCGTCCAGTCGACACTATGCACAGTCATGATTTGTTTTGTGCATAGTATCTTTTGTCTATACTAACAGTGACAAGAGCTTCTCGCAACAACAAAAAAACAATGACAAGAGATGTGCCCATTTGTTGACAGAGGAATAGTAATGTGCAAGTTGGCCATGGATGCACCACGGAGTGCATATAGAGATTCTCTGAACATACAACCATGATGTGGCCATTGAGTAACTGAGATGACGACATGCACACATGGTAGGATCTGATATACAATACCTAGCTCTTTTGTCAATAGAACATGGTACTATGCCTAGTTATAATAATCGAGTGCAACTGCGCAAGCTTACGGATGTCCACATTTGATGAGATGCCACAAATTGGTGTTAATTAATTAGgcaattcagccaaaaaataaaaaaagatatccATTCTTTAAAAAATTAATAATCAGCCAGTCCTTTCTCTGTGCTCgaaactactccctcctttccaagaATCTAAGACATGCACATATTCCAAGATCTAAATTCACTTAGCAATTAGACTTGTAAATGTGAAAATAATATGTGAAACACAAATGGCATCTGTGAAAAATACTTATGAATATGAATCCAAAGATCATAGGTGTACCATCTTTGTGTCACTTGACTTGTACTTTTCTAGTTAAATTGTTGGTAAAACATAATTTTCTGTTGCCATGTACGCCTTGCATTTTTAGATGACGGATTAGCCATAACTACAAGTCGTACTACCTAAATGTTCTGAAAAGAAAGAGAGAAATTGAAAACAAAACTTTGTCATGTTTTCATGCATTCCTACTTGCTCCAACATGCTTACTGTGATTAACTATTTTTTGGACAATGAAACATTAACTAATTCCGTTGTTTAAGGCTTACAAATAGTAAGTTGGTAAAAATTCATGGATCTACACAACTCGCATAGATACATCAGACGGCCATCGGCATCACATACACTAGCTACCAAATCTATATTGGAAGGTAGATGACAGAAGCAACCTACCTGCCGTCTAAAACACACGCCGCGAGCTAGCTAGATCGATCGAACACACAACGCTAGGCTTCCAAAGAAAACTTACTAGCTGGAGAGAAGCTAGTCGTCGGCACCGGCGAGGGTCGATCTCACCTTTGACGCCGGCCGGCTGGCCGGCCAACCGATGTCGTCCATGGACTGTGCGATCCACGTGGTGCTGGGGGTGGTCATGCGGAGGAGCATCTGCCGGCTGCACGAAGTCGTCGCCATGGCTGTGGAGCTCGGCACGGCGCTGCTAGTGGCCGTGCGGTTCTCCGGCATGGCCTTCCGCCGCACGCCAACCCCGACACAGGTGGTCTCGGGGTCGACTCACTACTACTACTATGCCCCCGTGGCCGCCTCCATGGTTGGCATGTCCAGGCTCGACAGGCACTAGTCACCGGTGAGCTACACCCCTCTGGATTTGATGGCTAATCAAT from Triticum aestivum cultivar Chinese Spring chromosome 3B, IWGSC CS RefSeq v2.1, whole genome shotgun sequence includes these protein-coding regions:
- the LOC123066857 gene encoding uncharacterized protein — encoded protein: MSSMDCAIHVVLGVVMRRSICRLHEVVAMAVELGTALLVAVRFSGMAFRRTPTPTQVVSGSTHYYYYAPVAASMVGMSRLDRH